The Leisingera daeponensis DSM 23529 genome includes the window GACGGAGCTGCTGGAGCATTCGGTATCAACCGCCTCCGGCACCAGCTTTCAGGAAGTTGTCATGGCAGATGCGGTTTCAGAAGCCTGCGACAGCCTGCACCAGGCGCTGCAGGAGTGCGGCGCCAAGACCCGCGTCCGGGGCGCGGACATCACGTTGCATGCGGATCCAACCTTGCTGCATCTGGTGCTGACCAACCTCCTGTCTAACGCAATCAAATACCGGGATCCGGCCCGTCGGCTGGAAATCACCATCAGCATGGAAGGCACCGGACGGGAGCACTGGACGTTGTCGGTTGCCGACAACGGCACGGGGTTTGATCCGCGGGAGAAGCACCGGATCCTTCAGCCGTTCCACCGGGTGCACCGCGAAATCGAAGGCAGCGGAATCGGGCTGTCCACGTGTGCCGAGATTTGCCGCCGCCACTCCTGGAAGTTCACTGCCGATGCCGAACCCGGCAAGGGCGCCACTTTCAAGATTTCCTGCGGCTAAGGCCGGCAGCGCGCCGCCTGGACACGAAAAACAGGGCGTCTGGAAGGGCCGCGGAGACCCGCCTCGCCGCCCTGGTCAGCTTGCCGCCATGGCGGGAACCCGCCCGGTCACATGGTCGACCATGCTGAGGAGATCGGACAGGTTGACCGGTTTTCGCAGCACCCAGCGGATATTGCGGCTGAGGCTGAACAATTCGCCGCCCGAAAACAGGCGGCTGCCGGTGATGCAGACCACTGGAATATCCGGGCGCAGCAGAGCGGCGTAATCTGCCACTGGCAGCGACATCTCCTCCCCGATCTTCAGGTCCAGCACCAGCACGTCGAGGGGCAATTCGGTCAATGCAGAGATGGCGTCGCTGCAGCTGGTGACGGCGGTCACGTCATATCCGGCTTCCTGCAGCGCCATGTTGAAAGTGAAGCGGACGCCGGCGTCGTCCTCCAGAAGCAAAACTTTGGCTGTCACATTGATACCCTGTACCGGCGTGGCTGGTGCCGGGATCACGCGGCCTTGGCGCATTCACGGCTGTTCGTTTAACCCCGACATGTGAATTTCGAAGCAAATTTTCAAAACCACCGTGAACCGCCATGCGTTCATAAGGGATATCTTCTTCTACTTAAAATTGCACAGCCTGTACATCTCACCCGCATAATCTTTTCGTAAAAGCCGTGCGTCCCGGCAAGGGGAGCTTTGGGAAACCGCCCCTTGCCGCGCTTACCGTCAGAGCCGTTCAATCGCCAGCGCGATGCCTTGCCCGCCGCCGATGCACATGGTGATCAACCCCTTGGAACCGCCAGTCCGCTCCAATTCATAAAGCGTTTTCAGGGTGATAATCGCACCGGTGGCCCCCACTGGATGGCCCAGAGCAATGGCGCCGCCGTTGGGGTTAACCTTGGCCGGGTCCAGTCCCAGCTCTTTGTTCACTGCCAGCGCCTGCGCTGCAAAGGCTTCGTTGGATTCGATCACATCGAAGTCGCCAGCCGACAGGCCGGTCCTCTCCAAGAGGTTGCGCACCGCGGGCACCGGACCGATCCCCATCACCTCGGGGCGCACGCCGGCATGGGCATAGCCCAGGATCCGCGCCTTGGGCTTCAGCCCCGCTTTCTCTGCCGCCGCAGCCGTGGCCAGGACCATGGCCGCCGCGCCATCGTTGATTCCGCTGGCATTTCCGGCGGTTACGCGGCCGTCCTTCTGGAACACCGCCCTAAGCCCGGCCAGCGCTTCCGGCGTCGTGGCCTTTGGGTGTTCGTCCACCTCAAAGGGCACCAGGTCGCGTTTCACCTTCACATCAACGGGGGTGATCTGCGATTTGAAGTGCCCGGCCTCGATCGCTGCCGCAGCGCGGGTCTGGCTGGTGAGTGCGAACTCATCCATCTGCTCGCGGGTGATCTCATGCTCCTCCGCCACATTCTCTGCCGTCACCCCCATATGGCCGGTGCCGAAGGGACAGTTCAGCGCGCCCAGCATCATGTCGAGCGACTTCACGTCGCCCATCTTCGCGCCCCAGCGGCTTTGCTGGATGATGTAGGGGCTGCGCGACATGTTTTCGGCGCCGCCGGCCAGTGCGAACTCCGCGTCGCCCATGGCAAGGGATTGATAAGCTGAGATAATTGCCTGAACGCCGGAGCCGCAAAGGCGGTTCACGTTCATCGCCGGAACCGCATCCGGCACCCCGGCCTGCATGGCGGCAACGCGGCTCAGGTACATATCGCGCGGCTCTGTATTGATGATGTGGCCGAACACCACATGGCCGATCTGGCCGCCCTCGACGCCGGAGCGTTCCAGCGCGGCCTTGGAGACCGTCGTGGCCAGGTCGATCGGCGCAGTGCCCGCCAGCGCGCCGCCAAAAGTGCCGATGGCGGTGCGGGCGCCGTCCAGGATCACGATGTCATTCATACTCTCTCTCCTCGTCAGATTTGCCCCATCATGCACCCGCAGCATTGATCTGTCTGCTGATACGTGCCGTCATCAAAACGCGGCGTCACCAGTCTGTCACCCTCCATGCACCCCCTGTGCACCCCCTGTGCACCGCCGCAGCGCGGCATCGCCGTGTGCGGGAACATTTGACAAATCAGCCGCATCAGCGCAGAGAATCCGTCATGACGGAAAACACAGACGATATCCTGACCCTGCTGCCCGCCCGCTTGAAGGAGGCGCGCCGCGCCCAGGGCCTGAGCCTGGAGGCGGTGGCGAATCTCTCCGGCGTCAGCCGCTCGATGGTGAGCCAGATCGAGCGCGGTGAAAGTTCCCCCACCATTGCGACGCTGTGGAACCTGACCCGCGCGTTGCAGGTAGACTTTGCCGGGTTGCTGGAGTCGGGCGACATGCAGGACCGGATCGAAGTGCTGCGCGCCGCGGATGTGCCCAAGATTGAGAACATGGGCCAAGGCTGCCGCATCCGCATCCTGTCGCCGCCGGAAGAGGCCGGCGGGCATGAGGTTTATGACATCCGGTTCGACCAGGGCGGCGCGCTGGTCAGCCAGCCGCACACCCGAGGCGCGGTGGAGCAGCTGACGGTGCTGGAAGGCGAAATCGCAGTGAGTTCAGGCAATGCCAAGGACCAGCT containing:
- a CDS encoding response regulator; translated protein: MTAKVLLLEDDAGVRFTFNMALQEAGYDVTAVTSCSDAISALTELPLDVLVLDLKIGEEMSLPVADYAALLRPDIPVVCITGSRLFSGGELFSLSRNIRWVLRKPVNLSDLLSMVDHVTGRVPAMAAS
- a CDS encoding acetyl-CoA C-acyltransferase family protein, yielding MNDIVILDGARTAIGTFGGALAGTAPIDLATTVSKAALERSGVEGGQIGHVVFGHIINTEPRDMYLSRVAAMQAGVPDAVPAMNVNRLCGSGVQAIISAYQSLAMGDAEFALAGGAENMSRSPYIIQQSRWGAKMGDVKSLDMMLGALNCPFGTGHMGVTAENVAEEHEITREQMDEFALTSQTRAAAAIEAGHFKSQITPVDVKVKRDLVPFEVDEHPKATTPEALAGLRAVFQKDGRVTAGNASGINDGAAAMVLATAAAAEKAGLKPKARILGYAHAGVRPEVMGIGPVPAVRNLLERTGLSAGDFDVIESNEAFAAQALAVNKELGLDPAKVNPNGGAIALGHPVGATGAIITLKTLYELERTGGSKGLITMCIGGGQGIALAIERL
- a CDS encoding helix-turn-helix domain-containing protein codes for the protein MTENTDDILTLLPARLKEARRAQGLSLEAVANLSGVSRSMVSQIERGESSPTIATLWNLTRALQVDFAGLLESGDMQDRIEVLRAADVPKIENMGQGCRIRILSPPEEAGGHEVYDIRFDQGGALVSQPHTRGAVEQLTVLEGEIAVSSGNAKDQLQAGDTARYAADVAHSITAPEGPARVFLIVKNA